In the genome of Pyrobaculum islandicum DSM 4184, the window CATACTACTATGGGCCTAAGCCGCAGATATCTAAAGTTGTCATAAAGTTTTATAAAGACGCTACGACGCTGAGACTTGCCCTAGAAAGAGGCGAGGTCGATATAGCCTGGAGGACTCTTAATCCGCCTGATATTGAGGCGCTAAAGGCATCAGGCAAGTTTAAAATCGTCGAAGTGCCTGGTTCTTTTATACGTTACATAGTACTTAATCTCAATATGCCAGAGCTAAAGGACGTTAGAGTAAGACAAGCGCTGGCCGCCGCCGTGTGTAGAAAGGACATTGTGCAGACGGTATTCCGTGGCGCTGTTACGCCGCTTTATACTCTAATACCAGAGGGAATGTGGGGTTCTTACCCAGTCTTTAAGGAGAGGTACGGGGACTGTAACATAAGCCTAGCCAGATCCCTTCTACAGCAGGCTGGGTATAGCCAGAGCAAGAAACTGTCGATCGAGCTCTGGTATACGCCGACACACTACGGCGATACCGAAAAGGATCTTGCAGCAGTGTTGAAAGAGCAGTGGGAAGCCACAGGGCTTGTTTCTGTTACCGTGAAGTCGGCCGAGTGGGCTACATATGTACAGCAACTTAGAAGCGGCGCTATGATGGTATCTCTGCTGGGTTGGTATCCCGACTACCTGGATCCAGATGATTACACAACGCCGTTTCTCAAAAGCGGCTCTAACAAATGGTTGGGTAATGGCTATAGCAATCCAAAAATGGACGAGATACTCACCAAAGCCTCTGTTGAGGAAAGTCGGTTAGTTAGAGAACAGTTATATAGACAGGCACAACAACTGTTGGCGGAAGATGTGCCCATAATTCCTCTTGTACAAGGTAAGCTGTTTATAGCAACGAAGCCAAATATACAAGTCGTAGTAGATCCGACAATGATCCTGAGATATTGGGCAATAAAAATAGCCTAGTCTTTTTTCCCCAGTCTCTCCCCTAGTCCTTCTCCCAAAAGTGAAAACCCCAGCGCAGTTAACACTATAAATATGCCTGGAATAAGTAGCCACCAATAGCCGTTTATTATATAGGATTTGGCACTAGAAAGATCAAGACCCCAGTCAGGTGTTGGCGGTGTCACAGTATATCCAAAGAAGGCAAGCGCCGATTCTGTAAGCGCAGCGTCTGCTATGTTTATAGTCGCCACGACGACTAGAGAAGGCACGAGATTCGGCAGTACGTGTCTAAAAATTATCCTATGTCGTGGCATACCCAGGGAAACTGCAGCCTCTATGAAAAGACTGGATTTGACTACTAAAGTCTCGTTTCTTGCCATTCTGAAGTAAGTGGGTATATAGACGACGCCTATTGCCAATGCTGCGTTTAAAGGACTAGGTCCCAGCACGCTTGCGATAGCTATTGCAAGTATCAAACTGGGGAATGCGTACATGCTATCCATTACCATGTTTAACACCCTATCTGTTTTACCTCCGATGTAGCCTGAGAACATGCCAAGAGTAAATCCTATAGATGCAGAGAATAATGTGGCTAAAAGCGATACTCCTATGATTACTTGTCCTCCGTAGAGAACTCGGCTTAATACATCACGACCTAAATTGTCTGTCCCAAAGGGGTGTTTTATACTAGGCGGGCTCAGCGGCTCTGCGACTTTTTTTGTAGGGTCGTATGGTGCCACCACCGGCGCGAGTGCTGAGAATATAATGACGAAAGCTACTAGGAAGGCGCCGGTTTTTAGCATCATAGGCCTTTCCTAACCCTAGGGTCCAGTAATGCGTTTATTATGTCTACTAAGATATTCATGAATACAACAATAAATACAAACACAACTACTGTGCCTTGTACCGTAGTATAGTCGAGATATTGAATTCTCTCAAGAAGAAGAGTGCCAAGACCCGGCCACGAAAAAGTCGTCTCTGTCAAAACGGCGCCTTGTAATAAAAGCGCCAGTTGTAACCCCATCATTGTGACTGTTGGGACTATAGCTACACGATACGCCTTCCACAATACGCTCCACTCTCTAAACCCCATAGCTCTATATGCAAATATAAAATCCTCTCCGAGAGTCTTTTTCATATTGTTTCTAATTAGACGTACAAAGACGCCAGATAACACCAGACCTAGCGTAAATGAGGGTAGTGCTAAATGCCAAACAGCGTCAAAAAACGAGTCTAGTCTCCTCGCTAAGAGAGAATCCAATAGGTAGAGACCCGTTATCTTCGGTGGCTCTAGACCCGGCGTTATACGGCCGGCGACGGGGAATAAGTTAAGCCACACTGAGAATATAAGCTGTAGCGCTAAGCCGATAAAAGGTATAAAAAGCACATATGCTACCATGGCATATACCCTGGTGGCCGTGTCGAATTTTCCGCCGTATTTTACCGCTAGAAATCCAAATAGATGGCCTAACACGATGCTTACGAAAAACGCCGAGATTGCTAATTCTACAGTCGCCGGCAATCTGTCTATGATTTCATTAACTACTTCTCTTTTTCCAAATATTAAACTTCTCCCTAAGTTTCCTGTAAAGATTTGTGATAAGTAGTCAAAATATTGTATATAGATTGGTTTGTCTAATCCTGCCTCTCTTATTAATTGTTCTACATACTCTGGTGGAGCTTTCATGCCGACCATCGCTATTATAGGGTTCCCCGGTATGACCCTTAGTATAAAAAACACTACAGTAAGTAGAATTAATAAAGTCGGCACCGCTAAAAGAGTTCTAAAGGCGATATATCGTAATAGACTTGACATGAGTTTCTCAAAGAGACAAAATTTATAAGTTGGGGAGTATGCATCAAAGGGCCCGTGGCTTAGCCCGGTTAGAGCGCCCGGCTGATAGCCGGCCGGTCAGAGACCGGGAGGTCCCGTCAACCCCCTCGGCGGGGGGTTGGGATAGGGTTCAAATCCCGGCGGGCCCACCAAATACGGATTTGTTTTTACCCTCCTCACGGCGTCTATTGTCAACGCCACGATGGGTATTGCCAGTGGGAGTAGGGCTTGGGGCGGTAGTAGTGGTATGTTTACGGCGCAGGCAAGGACGAGCGCGTTGTTTACCACGGCAGTTTAGCGACGGTGGCCAAGACCGCCGCGACGTGTCTAGCAACGCCGACCCCCTCCACCGAATAGGCCCACCTTCTTGTGTATAGTATCGCCATTGTAATGCCGACGTTGAGCGCGACTGCGAGCCAAGGGGTGTCTGCGAAGTACTGGTTCGTCTCGACGGCGCTGAAAGTCAAGTGTGTTGCACTCTTGCCTTTCTTTCCAGGCGGGGGTTGCGACATGCGAATGTTGGCCGCGTTCTTGGCCGCGGTGGCGGGGGTCACGGCCGTCGTGTGGTACACTGCCTTCGCACTGACGCACTCCAAGACCGTCCTCCGGGCGCTCGCCGTGGTGTTGTCCACATCGGCCATCTCTGCCGTGGTTCTGGACATACTCACTTGGATACTCCCCAAGGCCGTACAAGCGGCCGCCGCCTTGAGAGACGCCGAGACATGGGAGTAGGCTTGTTCCCGACAACCTAGTTTTTCTCTCCCACGCCATATGCGCCCATGAGCCAAACATACAGAGCGCCGAAGGTCAAAATCCCATGGCATCTCGTCGAGGAGAGGCCAGACGTCTTAGACACTGTAACGCGTATGTATTTAGCCGTCGAGGAATATGTAAAGAGACTGCTAAAGGAGTTGACGGGGCAAGAGGAGCCGAGACTCACGGCGGAGGAGTTGGACAGACTCCTCACGCTAGACAGGCGGGAGTTGGCGCACGGGATTATTGAAGAGACGTTCCACAAGTACGGACTTAAGAAGTACCTTGCAGAGTGGGCTAAATTCCTTTGGCGCGACGTAGTGTTCCATCGGGCGGTTCCGCTCTATGCCCAGTTGAGAGTCAAAGACGAGAGAGACGTGGGCAAAGCCGTCAAGTTGAAGAAGGGTAACATTGCTTGGATCAGAAAGCGGTTGGAAGAAGGCGCCAAGTCGAAACTCGCTTTCCTCGGTGTGGAGGTGAAGAGGAGCAAGAAGGAATCAACATACGGAAAGCTCTATATAGCGCTTGTCTTCGCCCGTGAAGCGACGCCGGTGGAGCTCAAGGCGATAGTTACCGTTGATATTAACCGTCTTGACTATGGCATAATAGTAGGCCTTCTCGTGGAGGGGAAGTTGAGACAGACGTTGAGACTTCCAGATGCGTCTGTAACTAGGGAGTCGGGGGAGACTTCACGAGGAGATAAGTAGGTTGGAAGAACGGGCCGCAAGGGAGACGGGCCCCGTCAGAAGGAGGCGGCTTGAGGAGAGGACGCGCCACCTCAAGTCCAGGCGGTTTAGGAAAATAGGGGGCGTTGTGACGCAGATCGCTAGAGAGATTATTGAACTTGCTAGAGCAAACGACGCCGCAATCGTGGTTGACAAGATCGAGAACGAGAGTTACCGAGAGCTCAAGGAGAGCAACTGGAGTGGCGGAAAGAAGTACTTCCTAGACGGACTGGGTCAACTGAAGAGGAGACTGATGGAGTTGGCATTGTGGTACGGCCTGCCGTATTTAGAGGTTATACAGCACAGCCTGCCCGAAATGCGGCGCCAAAATGGCAGAAGAGAGAAGCTACATCACGCATCGCCCCGCCTGCACTGACCATAGGGACCGGATTCCGCTGTTGTGGGCCAAGAGACGTTATTGAGAAATCCTACAGAAGACAAAACAACCGGCTTTTTCCTCCGTCCGGCGACCACCTCACTTTTAAACTCGTAAGTCCTTTCGCCCACGAACCAACCGGCCCTGGGGACCGGCCGGCTATTGCGGTCTGACGCGCCCGTCCGCCCGGGCACGGCCGGACCCCCACGCCCCGGGTTGTCCAGCGCGACTCGGGCACGTGCCCCGAGCCCCCAGGGAAGGCCGGTGAAGCAAAGGGGAACTCACCAAAGTCTCTAAGTTTTTAAACTTAGCAAAAAATCGGCTTTATGCATGTAGTATATAGCGTGGAGGAGGTTGAGATTCCTCAAAATGTTAAAGTAAGTGTCGAGAAGATTGGGCCGTTTGATTATGTAGTTAAAGTGAAGGGGCCTCTTGGCGAAATTACCAAGGAGTTTAGAAATACGCCGGTGGTTATGAATTTAAGAGATGGAAAGGTAGTGCTTGAAGTATTTAACGCTAGAAAAAAAGAGTATGCCATCCTTGGCGCTTACAAAGGCATTCTTAGAAATATGTTTCTTGGAGTCACCAAGGGCTGGAGGTACAAGCTGAAGGTTATATACACGCACTTTCCTATGCTTGTAAAAGTGCAGGGAAATCAACTAATAATTGAGAATTTCCTTGGAAGAAAGTCAAAAATCGTACTTACAATACCCAGTGGTGTAAAGGTAGAAGTAAAAGGCAAGGAGGATATAATAGTAGAGGGCGTAGATAAAGATCTTGTTAGCCAATTTGCGGCTACGATACAGTCGGCCGTAGAGTTGAGAGGAGACGAGAGGCCCTCTCCACACGGCCGCGAAGGCGGTTTAGGCATTGTCGACGGAATCTACGTCGTTGGATATGAACATATTAAAAGTTAAATTTTTGGAGCTTACGTGTCGTCTGCGCCTTTGTCTCTGCACTTTATGTCATCATAATATGTACAGTCTTAAATTAGCAGATCTGTTAGTCGGAGGTGCAGAGGGAATAAGCCCTTTGGCAAATGTAGCAAGCTTCGCCCTTTAGGACAGTGAGGAAGCCTCGTTTTGTTAAGAGTTTTGTATTTTTATAGCTAGACTTAATGCTTAACTAGTGCTAGTAGTACCCGACGAAAATTCCAAAAGGTATAAAGATGCCTACGGCGAGGTTTAAGTTAAATCCGCGCGCTACGTCTCCTCTTATGCCTAGTACTGCTGAGTATATTTCCAAGAAAGCCCCTATCGACGTTAGAACAAGCCCCCATATGTTAAGTCCGTAGCTTATGTAATTGACAATATACAAAGTTGCAGACGCGGACATTAGGAGAGCAGTTACTATATCGGCAGCTTTTAATCCAAAACACGCCGGTATACTCCCCAGCCTTTGTCTTTTATCAAATTCGTAATCTCCCTTTGAATACATGACGTCAAATCCGGCGACCCACAATGCCGAAGCTACAACTAATATCCATGGTGTTTTTGCTAAAGCTATTTGTATATCGTCTGGATATGTCGCAATAGCCGCGCCCAGGGGTACTAATGCGTAAACTAAGCCTAGGTGTAAATGAGGAATACAGTGAACCCTCTTCGCGTAGGGATACGTCATGACGACAGCCAGATATGGCAACGAAAGCGTCAAAGGCCATTTTCCAAGCGCCATCGCTGAAAGTATAAAAATGGCAACGCCGAAGAGGAAGACGCCATAGGCCTCTCTGAAGCTTATTTTACCAGATACAAGCATCCGTCTTTGAGTTCTAGGATTCAGCTTGTCTATAGGGTAGTCTGCAATATTATTCCAAGCCATCCCAGCAGTTCTAAGGCCAAAAACAGCAAGTCCTATAAATACGGCTTTCCAAAAGTCGATTACTCCACCTGTTAGTAGTGCCGCGGCATATGCCATGGGAAGGGTAAAAATAGTGTGTTCTACTCGTATAAACCTGAGGATTCTTATTGTAGTTGTGCCGACAACCTCAGGGTCGAATAGCACTTTTGTCTACACTACTGGATTAAAATAGATTAATATATTTAAGCCAGGAGTAAAGATAGCGTGTGGACGAGATAGATAGGTTGCTATGGAAAAAAGCGGTTGAGATAACTAGCAGAAAAACGCAGAAATGCTGTCTAGTGAGCTATACGCCTGGCCATGTCTTGTCTGATGTTTCACAATTTAAAAACGCCGTGATGGGGTGTAGAGTAACTTTTGTCATGTTTTTTGGCAAAACATGTCCCTATTGTCAAATGTTCGACCCGATCTTTAGATATATAGGAGAGAAATATCGTGAATATGCAAATTTTGTAAAAGCAGATATAGAGGAGTTCTACAATATAGCGATTCGACTAGGTATAATGGCGACGCCGACCACTGTGGCTTTTTTAAATGGACAGCCCATAGAGGTGGCACCAGGCTTTATGACGGCTCCGCAGTTCAAGACATTTGTAGAAACTGTACTTAGCCACGCCGGTTGTAAATAGTTTTAAAGTCGTATCGCGCTATTCATATGGTAAGAGTAGTTATAGTCGGAGGCGGCGCTGCCGGAGCTTCTGCAGCTGCCAGAGCAAGAAGACTAGATCCCAATGCTGAGATTATATTAATAGAGAGAGGCTCGATGATAACTCACGCACCTTGTGGAATGCCTTATGCCATAGGGGGAGTTGTTAAAAGTCACGAAGATCTGATGACGTACAAACCTGAGGAGTTTGAAAAAGAGAGGAACATCAGGGTTTTAATAAGATCTACCGTTACGGAGATAGATGTAGATAAGCGTGTCGTAGTTGTCGAAAGAGGGAACAACACTGAGAAGATTTCTTGGGATAAGCTAGTGATAGCAACAGGCGCAAAACCTCTGATACCTAAAATTCCCGGCGTAGAACTGAGGGGGATATTAACTATGAGACACCCCGACGAAGTGCCAGAGTTAAAGGCGCAACTAGAGACTGCAAATACTGTTGCAATTGTGGGAGGTGGATACATAGGTGTTGAAATGGCTGAGATATTACTCGAATTAGGAAAGAAGGTAGTTCTCTTTGAGATGTTTAACCAAGTACTCCCAACAGCCCTCGATCCAGATATGGCGGCTATTGTCGCAGATGAGATGAAAAATCGCGGTGTAGAACTCCACTTAGGAGAGAAAGTTGTAGAATTCTCTGGCGCGGGACACGTTAGTAAAGTGATTACTGAGAAAGGTGAGTATAAAGTAGACAAAGTAATACTTGCTGTAGGCGTAAGACCAGACGTAGATCTTGCTGTAAAGGCTGGAGCTAAATTAGGCGAGACGGGAGCCGTCTATGTAAATGAATACATGGAAACGACTGTGCCTGACATATATGCTGCTGGCGACGTAGCAGAAAAGACGCATAGAGTTACCGGACGTAGAGTTTGGATTCCATTGGCGCCTACCGCAAATAAAGAGGGCCAGGTCGCTGGTGGAAACTCTGTCAAGGGGCGTGTGTTAAAGTTTCCTGGTGTCGTTGGAACTGCAGTCACTAAGTTCTACAGTCTCTATATTGCCAGGACTGGATTAAGTGAGAGAGAGGCAAGAGAGTTGGGCTATAAAGTTCAAAGCACGTTGATAAAAGCTAGGACTAAGGCTCATTATATGCCGGGAGGAGAGCCTGTTAGTATAAAGCTAGTGGCTGAGGAATCTACAGGTAGTATACTTGGCGCACAGATAGTCGGCAAGAGCCAAATAGTTGCATCCTATGCCGACATCATCGCATTAGCTGTTCAATCTAGGTATACAATTGAGGATTTATTCTTCTCCGATCTGGGCTATATGCCAGATGTAGCTCCCGTATGGCATCCATTAATCGTAGCGGCAAGGGTGTTAAGCAGAGGAAAGTTATAGTTTTTGGCTAGCAGATTTCCAGCTTTTTGGTAAAAACATGTTTTAATTCTAGTCTAAGCTACCTTAGTCATGATTACAATAATTGGAAGCGGCAGAGTTGGCACCGCGGCGGCAGTTATAATGGGATTGCTTAAAATAGACACAAAGATTCTGCTAATAGACATCATAAAAGGGTTGCCTCAGGGAGAGGCTTTAGATATGAATCACATGAGTTCAATATTAGGTCTCGACGTAGAGTATTTTGGTTCTAATGAATATAAAGACATGGAGGGTAGCGACTTGGTAATTGTAACAGCTGGGCTTCCGAGAAAACCAGGTATGACAAGAGAACAGTTGTTGGAGGCAAACGCCAAGATAGTTAGTGAAATAGGTAAAGAGATTAAGAGATACGCGCCTAACTCTGTAGTAATATTAACAACAAATCCGCTCGACGCGATGACATATGTAATGTGGAAATCCACAGGTTTTCCAAGAGAGAGGGTAATTGGCTTTAGTGGCGTGTTAGACGCGGGTCGCCTTGCCTACTATGCTGCCAAAAAACTTGGCGTATCGCCTGCGTCAATACTCCCCATAGTCTTGGGCCAACATGGGGAGAGTATGTTCCCTGTGCCAAGCAAGAGCTTTATACATGGCGTACCGCTCAGCAGACTATTGACAGAGGAACAATTGAAAGAGGTTGTGGAAGAAAC includes:
- a CDS encoding ABC transporter substrate-binding protein, with protein sequence MNKSLAVGIVVLVVVLAVIAIFLSQQQAPAPRPLPQSSSPTTTQTPIPTTPKSSPTSTTPQPTSLTIGVTDKVTDLDPANAYDFFTWEIFYNTMAGLVRYKPGTTELEPDLAENWTVLEGGKVWVFKLRPNLKFCDGTPLTASDVKRSIERVMKINGDPAWLVTDFVEKVETPNATTVIFYLKTPVSYFLALVATPPYFPVHPKYVPDRIDSDQTAGGAGPYCIKSFVRDQQIVLEANPYYYGPKPQISKVVIKFYKDATTLRLALERGEVDIAWRTLNPPDIEALKASGKFKIVEVPGSFIRYIVLNLNMPELKDVRVRQALAAAVCRKDIVQTVFRGAVTPLYTLIPEGMWGSYPVFKERYGDCNISLARSLLQQAGYSQSKKLSIELWYTPTHYGDTEKDLAAVLKEQWEATGLVSVTVKSAEWATYVQQLRSGAMMVSLLGWYPDYLDPDDYTTPFLKSGSNKWLGNGYSNPKMDEILTKASVEESRLVREQLYRQAQQLLAEDVPIIPLVQGKLFIATKPNIQVVVDPTMILRYWAIKIA
- a CDS encoding ABC transporter permease, with the translated sequence MMLKTGAFLVAFVIIFSALAPVVAPYDPTKKVAEPLSPPSIKHPFGTDNLGRDVLSRVLYGGQVIIGVSLLATLFSASIGFTLGMFSGYIGGKTDRVLNMVMDSMYAFPSLILAIAIASVLGPSPLNAALAIGVVYIPTYFRMARNETLVVKSSLFIEAAVSLGMPRHRIIFRHVLPNLVPSLVVVATINIADAALTESALAFFGYTVTPPTPDWGLDLSSAKSYIINGYWWLLIPGIFIVLTALGFSLLGEGLGERLGKKD
- a CDS encoding ABC transporter permease; the encoded protein is MSSLLRYIAFRTLLAVPTLLILLTVVFFILRVIPGNPIIAMVGMKAPPEYVEQLIREAGLDKPIYIQYFDYLSQIFTGNLGRSLIFGKREVVNEIIDRLPATVELAISAFFVSIVLGHLFGFLAVKYGGKFDTATRVYAMVAYVLFIPFIGLALQLIFSVWLNLFPVAGRITPGLEPPKITGLYLLDSLLARRLDSFFDAVWHLALPSFTLGLVLSGVFVRLIRNNMKKTLGEDFIFAYRAMGFREWSVLWKAYRVAIVPTVTMMGLQLALLLQGAVLTETTFSWPGLGTLLLERIQYLDYTTVQGTVVVFVFIVVFMNILVDIINALLDPRVRKGL
- a CDS encoding 50S ribosomal protein L6, which codes for MHVVYSVEEVEIPQNVKVSVEKIGPFDYVVKVKGPLGEITKEFRNTPVVMNLRDGKVVLEVFNARKKEYAILGAYKGILRNMFLGVTKGWRYKLKVIYTHFPMLVKVQGNQLIIENFLGRKSKIVLTIPSGVKVEVKGKEDIIVEGVDKDLVSQFAATIQSAVELRGDERPSPHGREGGLGIVDGIYVVGYEHIKS
- a CDS encoding UbiA-like polyprenyltransferase, whose amino-acid sequence is MLFDPEVVGTTTIRILRFIRVEHTIFTLPMAYAAALLTGGVIDFWKAVFIGLAVFGLRTAGMAWNNIADYPIDKLNPRTQRRMLVSGKISFREAYGVFLFGVAIFILSAMALGKWPLTLSLPYLAVVMTYPYAKRVHCIPHLHLGLVYALVPLGAAIATYPDDIQIALAKTPWILVVASALWVAGFDVMYSKGDYEFDKRQRLGSIPACFGLKAADIVTALLMSASATLYIVNYISYGLNIWGLVLTSIGAFLEIYSAVLGIRGDVARGFNLNLAVGIFIPFGIFVGYY
- a CDS encoding thioredoxin family protein; the protein is MDEIDRLLWKKAVEITSRKTQKCCLVSYTPGHVLSDVSQFKNAVMGCRVTFVMFFGKTCPYCQMFDPIFRYIGEKYREYANFVKADIEEFYNIAIRLGIMATPTTVAFLNGQPIEVAPGFMTAPQFKTFVETVLSHAGCK
- a CDS encoding FAD-dependent oxidoreductase, giving the protein MVRVVIVGGGAAGASAAARARRLDPNAEIILIERGSMITHAPCGMPYAIGGVVKSHEDLMTYKPEEFEKERNIRVLIRSTVTEIDVDKRVVVVERGNNTEKISWDKLVIATGAKPLIPKIPGVELRGILTMRHPDEVPELKAQLETANTVAIVGGGYIGVEMAEILLELGKKVVLFEMFNQVLPTALDPDMAAIVADEMKNRGVELHLGEKVVEFSGAGHVSKVITEKGEYKVDKVILAVGVRPDVDLAVKAGAKLGETGAVYVNEYMETTVPDIYAAGDVAEKTHRVTGRRVWIPLAPTANKEGQVAGGNSVKGRVLKFPGVVGTAVTKFYSLYIARTGLSEREARELGYKVQSTLIKARTKAHYMPGGEPVSIKLVAEESTGSILGAQIVGKSQIVASYADIIALAVQSRYTIEDLFFSDLGYMPDVAPVWHPLIVAARVLSRGKL
- the mdh gene encoding NAD-dependent malate dehydrogenase, which encodes MITIIGSGRVGTAAAVIMGLLKIDTKILLIDIIKGLPQGEALDMNHMSSILGLDVEYFGSNEYKDMEGSDLVIVTAGLPRKPGMTREQLLEANAKIVSEIGKEIKRYAPNSVVILTTNPLDAMTYVMWKSTGFPRERVIGFSGVLDAGRLAYYAAKKLGVSPASILPIVLGQHGESMFPVPSKSFIHGVPLSRLLTEEQLKEVVEETVKAGARITELRGFSSNWGPGAGLALMAEAVKRDTKRSLIASVVLQGEYDVRDVPVEVPVILGRSGVLKVLEIELSAEERQKFMQSVEAIRKLIASIPSNYLQ